One part of the Mytilus trossulus isolate FHL-02 chromosome 11, PNRI_Mtr1.1.1.hap1, whole genome shotgun sequence genome encodes these proteins:
- the LOC134691187 gene encoding forkhead box protein C2-B-like, with translation MVKRKREDTDTDLKDASQCHPKMASLIGMGSRLTTPSVLSAAETELRTVMDDFVTVYERLDQEDKADKKPNYSYTEMIYLSILRSPNFCLPITEIYKYIKNRFSYFRSSARKHWCNAVRHSLSKTKCFTKIAIGRGSSGNHNLNRSTYLWCIVPGSIVNFARGDYRPNVDSESGTNTLRWGYFRVNAGQFWDQVAVYLEKKMENFQQMIIATQSPGKVLEAQACFIPGLASTVNIMNSPQTNTTTVVNNQESADNPFVTKQDIPTRTVHYGPNLSDSGILDQSLPKIQRRTVNNSRDSGNESFSDSSPEEKRQKHNNLPNKGCVLNASYLTVNSPILDDTRKTPELPDLGHVSPLSISSSLSPITGNVTYDTDTFAGSLFSSTFPSVPASFASTPVATSFSQQRFSQAPSVYTHSISPPLFPSLSPPTFQVPMENPACYPQFVQTNSKPLTLPYLQSSMNSPMNTQHNMFLPRAYPQPPLYIPHQVQTGSYDFGQFPVPHISHTPYQYDSYGCQSSENQINYLQLSSQNKFEQFSGQTLASVNWNTT, from the exons ATGGTCAAGCGCAAACGAGAAGACACAGACACGGATCTGAAAGATGCAAGCCAGTGTCATCCCAAAATGGCATCACTTATTG GTATGGGTTCCAGACTGACCACACCCTCTGTTTTATCAGCAGCGGAAACCGAACTTCGAACAGTAATGGACGATTTTGTAACGGTATATGAAAGATTGGACCAAGAAGACAAAGCGGATAAGAAACCAAATTACTCTTATACAGAAATGATATATCTATCGATTCTTCGATCACCGAACTTTTGTTTACCGATAACagaaatctataaatatatcaaaaatagattttcGTACTTTCGGAGTTCTGCACGGAAACATTGGTGTAATGCTGTCCGCCACAgtctttcaaaaacaaaatgtttcacAAAGATTGCCATTGGTAGGGGATCAAGTGGCAACCATAATCTCAATAGATCAACGTATTTGTGGTGCATAGTTCCAGGAAGTATAGTTAATTTTGCCAGAGGAGACTATCGTCCAAATGTAGATTCAGAAAGTGGGACAAACACCCTTCGATGGGGATATTTCCGTGTAAATGCGGGACAATTCTGGGATCAAGTAGCTGTgtatttggagaaaaaaatggaaaattttcaGCAAATGATAATTGCAACACAGTCACCTGGAAAAGTGTTGGAGGCACAGGCTTGTTTTATCCCAGGTTTAGCATCGACTGTTAACATTATGAATTCACCACAGACCAACACAACAACGGTTGTTAATAACCAAGAATCAGCGGATAATCCCTTTGTTACTAAACAAGATATACCAACACGTACTGTTCATTATGGACCGAATTTATCTGATAGTGGAATTTTAGACCAAAGTCTACCAAAAATACAAAGACGGACAGTTAATAATAGTAGAGACAGTGGAAATGAAAGCTTTTCCGATTCAAGCCCCGAGGAAAAACGACAGAAACATAACAATTTGCCAAACAAAGGATGTGTATTGAATGCTTCGTATTTAACAGTCAATTCACCGATACTCGACGATACACGGAAAACTCCAGAGCTTCCGGATTTGGGACATGTCAGTCCGTTATCGATTTCATCGTCATTATCACCGATAACAGGAAATGTAACTTATGACACTGATACATTTGCAGGATCTTTATTTTCATCCACATTTCCGTCGGTTCCAGCATCGTTTGCGTCGACACCCGTTGCCACTTCATTCTCACAGCAGCGTTTTTCCCAAGCTCCATCTGTGTACACACATTCAATTTCACCGCCACTGTTTCCGTCATTATCGCCGCCAACGTTTCAAGTTCCAATGGAGAATCCTGCTTGCTATCCACAGTTTGTCCAAACAAATTCTAAACCACTGACATTGCCATATTTACAATCATCAATGAACAGCCCAATGAACACTCAACATAATATGTTTTTACCACGTGCTTATCCGCAACCGCCATTGTATATTCCTCATCAAGTACAAACCGGAAGTTACGATTTTGGACAGTTTCCAGTACCTCATATTTCTCATACACCATATCAGTATGATTCGTACGGATGTCAATCATCTGAAAATCAGATAAACTATTTGCAATTGTCCTCACAGAATAAGTTCGAGCAGTTTTCTGGTCAAACATTAGCTTCGGTAAATTGGAATACAACTTGA